Proteins co-encoded in one Synechococcus elongatus PCC 6301 genomic window:
- a CDS encoding M61 family metallopeptidase, protein MTLAPAAADSLAIAASGLTYRVALPNPSNHLFEVTLQISDWQSEIVTVQMPAWTPGSYLLREYARHLQNFRAQTATGQPLLWRKLRKNAWQIETQEHSEIYISYQVLATELTVRTNHLDRSHGFFTPAALCLYIDAWRDRPCQVEIKAPEGWNVATALPAIAHNCFRAADFDTLVDSPFEIGPEGTQEFTVLGKKHYWRTWGGNLDSDRLLADTARLIETEAAIFGGLPYDHYWFILHLSSGGYGGLEHRDSTVLAFDRQAITEPEGYRRFLQLVAHEFFHLWNVKRIRPKALEQFDYEAENYTPSLWFSEGATSYYDLLLPLRAGLYGVDSFLEALGKDLSRYLTTPGRKVQPLAESSFDAWVKLYRRDAYSDNQQMSYYLKGQLVCWLLDLEIRNHQPDRSFDDVLRLLWQRHGQGPEIGFEEAELRQIFSEVAGVDLTDFFERYVDGLEELPIAAAVDSLGLQLLPQGCDRPSHGLRLADEQGRCQIKFVASDSPAEQAGLMIGDEIVALNGLRVSADNFSRRLATYQAGQVLELTIFHDDQLQSFSLTLAEPQPQSYNLRPAATVTSEQRDRFQRWLGLEPQL, encoded by the coding sequence ATGACCCTCGCGCCCGCTGCTGCCGATTCCTTGGCGATCGCTGCTTCAGGCCTCACCTACCGTGTGGCGCTACCAAATCCCAGCAATCACTTATTTGAGGTAACGCTGCAAATCTCGGATTGGCAATCTGAGATAGTGACGGTGCAGATGCCAGCTTGGACGCCGGGTTCCTATCTCCTGCGAGAATACGCCCGTCATCTCCAGAACTTTCGGGCACAAACTGCAACAGGACAACCACTACTGTGGCGCAAACTCCGCAAAAATGCTTGGCAGATTGAGACGCAAGAACACTCTGAGATTTACATCAGCTATCAGGTTCTCGCCACAGAGCTGACTGTTCGGACGAACCATCTCGATCGCAGTCATGGTTTCTTCACGCCAGCAGCGCTCTGCCTCTACATCGACGCTTGGCGCGATCGCCCCTGTCAAGTCGAAATCAAGGCACCGGAAGGCTGGAACGTCGCCACAGCCCTACCCGCAATCGCTCACAACTGTTTCCGAGCGGCCGACTTCGACACTTTGGTGGATAGCCCCTTTGAAATTGGGCCAGAAGGAACCCAGGAATTTACGGTTCTTGGCAAGAAACACTACTGGCGGACTTGGGGCGGCAACCTCGACAGCGATCGCCTCTTGGCGGATACCGCACGCCTCATTGAAACTGAAGCAGCCATCTTCGGCGGACTGCCCTACGACCACTATTGGTTCATCCTCCATCTCAGCAGTGGTGGCTACGGCGGCCTAGAGCACCGCGACAGCACGGTTCTGGCGTTTGATCGCCAAGCAATCACAGAACCCGAGGGCTATCGTCGCTTCCTGCAATTAGTTGCTCACGAGTTTTTCCATCTCTGGAATGTCAAACGGATACGGCCCAAGGCGCTGGAACAGTTTGACTACGAAGCCGAAAACTACACGCCCTCGCTCTGGTTTAGTGAAGGGGCAACCAGCTACTACGATCTGCTGCTGCCGCTGCGGGCCGGTCTCTATGGGGTGGATAGCTTTCTGGAAGCGCTGGGTAAGGATCTGAGCCGCTATCTGACGACGCCTGGCCGCAAGGTGCAACCGTTGGCTGAGTCGAGCTTTGATGCTTGGGTGAAACTCTACCGCCGCGATGCCTACAGCGATAACCAGCAAATGTCCTACTACTTGAAAGGGCAACTGGTCTGCTGGCTCCTCGATCTCGAGATTCGTAACCACCAGCCCGATCGCAGTTTTGATGATGTGTTGCGTCTGCTCTGGCAGCGCCACGGGCAAGGGCCAGAAATTGGGTTCGAGGAAGCGGAACTACGGCAAATTTTTAGTGAAGTCGCTGGGGTTGATCTGACTGACTTCTTCGAGCGCTATGTGGATGGCCTGGAAGAATTACCAATCGCAGCGGCAGTGGATTCGCTAGGGCTGCAGCTTTTACCCCAGGGCTGCGATCGCCCCAGTCATGGGCTGCGCTTAGCTGATGAGCAGGGCCGCTGCCAAATCAAATTTGTGGCGAGTGATAGTCCGGCTGAGCAAGCAGGCTTGATGATCGGCGATGAAATTGTTGCGCTCAACGGTTTGCGGGTCAGTGCCGATAACTTCTCGCGGCGGCTGGCAACTTACCAAGCCGGTCAGGTGTTAGAGCTGACGATTTTCCACGACGATCAACTCCAATCGTTTTCACTGACCTTAGCGGAACCGCAACCGCAAAGCTACAACCTGCGACCGGCTGCAACAGTCACGTCCGAACAACGCGATCGCTTCCAGCGCTGGTTGGGTCTGGAGCCTCAGCTGTGA
- a CDS encoding histone deacetylase family protein gives MDLPLVYHPGYSAPLPSTHRFPMAKFRLLHDRLLRERVVYPQQFHQPDRPPLEWLTSVHSLDYIQAYSQGTLDERSLRRIGLPWSPALVERTWIAVGGTILTARLALQQGLACNLAGGTHHAFPDYGSGFCIFNDCAIAARLLLQERLVERILIVDLDVHQGDGTAWIFQDDPRVFTFSMHCEANFPARNQHSDCDVPLPEGMEDDAYLQQLAQYLPDLLSQVRPNLVIYNAGVDPHGGDRLGKLALTDTGLFRREMQVLETCVRQGYPVAAVLGGGYCEDFNALVYRHSLCQRAASDVYRTWL, from the coding sequence GTGGACCTGCCGTTGGTCTATCACCCAGGCTATTCTGCGCCACTGCCATCGACCCATCGCTTTCCGATGGCTAAGTTTCGGCTTCTTCACGATCGCCTACTGCGTGAACGGGTAGTCTATCCTCAACAGTTTCACCAGCCCGATCGCCCACCACTGGAATGGCTGACCTCGGTTCATAGCCTTGATTACATTCAGGCTTATAGCCAAGGAACGCTCGACGAGCGATCGCTACGCCGAATTGGCCTGCCCTGGAGTCCTGCCCTAGTTGAACGAACTTGGATTGCGGTTGGCGGCACGATTCTGACGGCACGTCTAGCTTTGCAACAGGGATTGGCCTGTAATTTGGCCGGTGGCACCCACCACGCCTTCCCTGACTACGGATCGGGCTTCTGCATCTTCAACGACTGTGCGATCGCGGCCAGACTATTGCTACAAGAACGGCTCGTTGAACGGATTTTGATCGTCGATTTGGACGTTCACCAAGGAGATGGCACAGCCTGGATTTTCCAGGATGACCCGAGAGTCTTTACCTTCTCAATGCACTGTGAGGCGAACTTCCCGGCCCGCAACCAGCACAGTGACTGTGACGTTCCCTTGCCTGAGGGCATGGAGGATGATGCCTATCTGCAACAACTCGCCCAGTACCTGCCGGATCTGCTCAGTCAAGTCCGCCCTAACTTGGTGATTTACAACGCTGGTGTTGATCCCCATGGGGGCGATCGCCTTGGCAAGCTTGCCCTGACTGATACTGGACTCTTCCGCCGAGAAATGCAGGTGCTGGAAACCTGTGTGCGTCAAGGGTATCCCGTTGCTGCTGTGCTAGGTGGCGGCTATTGCGAAGACTTCAACGCTTTGGTCTACCGTCATTCCCTTTGCCAACGCGCCGCTAGCGATGTCTATCGAACATGGTTGTGA
- a CDS encoding choice-of-anchor I family protein, translating to MAQFTLQLLHFSDQEAGIPALKDAPNLSAVLKALKDQDGDDVDTDPDYLNTLILSSGDAYIPGTFLDASVQAYGGQGRADILIQNELGVQAISFGNHEFDLGTGLIANLLKPSADGLYAGAAFPYLSGNLNFAPDANLAPLVTADGQEASTIAGKIAASSIITVNGEKIGVVGATTPILRSISSPGAVQIEPSPFGSVPSAQELDALAAIIQADVDALLANNPDLNKVILLSHMQQISIEQEIAKRLRNVDIIVAGGSNTRLLDSNDVLRAGDTKQGEYPFFTNDADGKPIAVVNTDGNYKYVGRLVIDFDENGNVIAESYDPNVSGVYATDDTGVAALNAQNLVDPEIQQIVDNLSSVISSLDGAIFGSTDVFLNGARSDIRIQETNLGNLTADANLAYAKTIDSTVTLSLKNGGGVRNNIGFVTFPEGSTDPDDVLKLPPAANPLAGKEEGDISQLDITNSLSFNNGLALITLTAEELLEIVEYGFAASSLNDGNTQGRFPQIGGFSVAVDLTRAPGDRVLSLAIKDEEGRDIDVVVRNGEIVGNPARTFRMVTLSFLADGGDGYPFPTGEATNRIDLAQPAEAERTGLAQFAPDGTEQDVLAEYLATRFTENSFDKLDSARDFDTRIQNVSFRDDTVINSQIQLSVLGTFATGSFDQGAAEIPAYDPISQRLFVVNAQNSRVDVLDISDPTRPTLIGFIDTSSFGSPNSVAIQNGLVAIAVQNANPQENGQVFFYQSTASSFNAPLRAIEVGALPDMLIFTPDGSKVLVANEGEPNEDYTVDPEGSVSIIDLSLGVANAQVRTATFTAFNDRKAELQEAGVRILKDDATVAEDIEPEYIAISPDGNTAVVTLQEANALAFIDLATATVTDIKPLGLKDFSLPGNALDPSDRDGGINLRNVPVFGLYQPDAIASFVGADGKTYYITANEGDSRVRPTGDDIIPEVGEGDIFNEEVRVSSNRYILDPTIFPNAAELKQNSNLGRLTVTNESGDLDGDGDFDQIVTFGARSFSILNSEGELVFDSGDQLERITASFFPENFNASNDNNDLDNRSDNKGPEPEGVVIGQINDRTYAFVGLERTGGVIVYDVTTPNNPTFVQYLNNRNFNADVESAEAGDLGPEGLAFISAEDSPNGKPLLVVANEISGTTTLYEINVGSNPDLIKLDNSAQIAYITYLGRPGDRGGLTFWNEVLRDAEISYDPQTGDLITGEEVLPFNAFINGFGDSSEADQIYGGKSAADQVNLIYNFAFNRNAESAGQAFWVNQLNSRQLSLAELALEIGLNATGNDSVVLNNKIRSATLFTDSIDTNVELAAYQGSKGTSFGQTWLDQFDFSQSSQALVDSALNALVNDLPLG from the coding sequence ATGGCTCAATTTACCCTTCAGCTTCTGCACTTTTCAGATCAAGAAGCAGGTATTCCTGCTTTAAAAGATGCTCCCAATCTATCAGCAGTCCTGAAGGCTCTGAAAGACCAAGACGGGGATGATGTAGATACTGATCCTGACTATCTGAACACATTAATTCTTTCATCAGGTGATGCCTACATTCCAGGCACCTTTTTGGATGCTAGCGTCCAGGCTTACGGTGGCCAAGGACGAGCTGATATCCTCATCCAGAATGAGCTTGGCGTACAGGCCATTTCTTTTGGCAACCATGAGTTTGACTTGGGAACTGGCTTGATTGCCAATCTGTTGAAGCCCTCAGCAGATGGACTCTATGCCGGGGCTGCCTTCCCTTACCTCAGTGGCAACCTCAACTTTGCACCAGATGCAAACCTCGCACCCTTAGTCACTGCTGATGGTCAGGAAGCCAGCACGATCGCGGGTAAAATCGCGGCGAGCAGCATCATTACTGTCAATGGGGAAAAGATTGGCGTTGTTGGCGCAACAACGCCGATTCTGCGCAGCATTTCTAGCCCAGGTGCTGTTCAAATCGAGCCTAGTCCCTTTGGCAGTGTTCCTAGCGCCCAAGAACTCGATGCCCTAGCTGCCATCATTCAGGCCGACGTTGATGCGCTGCTGGCAAATAACCCTGATCTCAATAAAGTGATTTTGCTGTCTCACATGCAGCAAATCTCGATTGAGCAAGAAATTGCAAAACGACTGAGAAACGTTGACATCATCGTTGCTGGCGGTTCTAATACTCGTCTACTTGATAGCAACGATGTACTAAGAGCTGGTGACACCAAGCAGGGTGAATATCCCTTCTTTACAAATGATGCAGATGGCAAGCCGATCGCTGTTGTCAACACAGATGGAAATTATAAGTATGTTGGTCGGCTAGTTATTGATTTTGATGAAAACGGTAATGTTATTGCCGAGAGCTATGACCCCAATGTAAGCGGGGTCTATGCCACTGACGATACTGGTGTTGCTGCCCTAAACGCTCAGAATTTAGTTGATCCTGAAATCCAACAAATTGTTGACAACTTGAGCTCTGTTATTTCCAGCTTAGATGGCGCAATTTTTGGTAGTACAGACGTCTTTCTCAACGGCGCGAGAAGTGATATCCGCATCCAAGAAACCAACTTAGGTAACTTAACTGCGGATGCGAACCTTGCCTACGCCAAGACTATTGATTCGACTGTAACCCTCTCACTGAAGAATGGTGGCGGTGTTCGTAACAACATCGGTTTCGTCACCTTCCCGGAGGGCTCTACCGATCCAGATGATGTATTGAAACTCCCGCCAGCAGCTAACCCTCTTGCAGGCAAAGAGGAAGGGGATATTTCTCAGCTGGATATTACGAACTCGCTGAGTTTTAACAATGGCTTAGCGCTGATCACATTGACTGCGGAAGAACTTCTAGAAATCGTCGAGTATGGCTTTGCAGCCAGTAGTCTTAACGATGGTAATACCCAAGGTCGCTTCCCTCAGATTGGTGGCTTCTCCGTTGCAGTTGATTTGACTCGTGCCCCAGGCGATCGCGTCCTCTCGCTAGCGATTAAAGACGAAGAGGGCCGCGACATTGATGTCGTTGTCCGTAATGGCGAGATCGTTGGCAACCCCGCTCGCACCTTCCGGATGGTAACGCTCAGCTTTTTGGCCGACGGGGGCGATGGATATCCATTCCCGACCGGTGAGGCGACTAATCGCATTGATCTTGCTCAACCTGCCGAGGCTGAACGGACTGGTTTAGCGCAATTTGCACCAGATGGCACTGAGCAAGATGTTCTAGCGGAGTATCTAGCTACTCGCTTCACTGAGAATTCTTTTGACAAACTGGATTCTGCGCGTGATTTCGATACTCGCATTCAGAACGTCAGCTTCCGCGATGATACGGTCATTAACTCTCAAATCCAGCTGAGTGTTCTAGGAACCTTTGCAACAGGCAGCTTTGACCAGGGCGCCGCAGAAATCCCGGCCTATGACCCGATTAGCCAACGTCTCTTTGTTGTCAATGCCCAAAACAGCCGCGTAGATGTCCTAGACATCAGCGACCCTACTCGACCTACCCTCATTGGATTTATCGATACTTCGAGCTTTGGCTCTCCTAACAGTGTCGCCATCCAAAATGGTCTGGTTGCGATCGCTGTTCAAAATGCGAATCCGCAGGAGAACGGCCAAGTCTTCTTCTATCAGTCCACCGCTAGTTCCTTCAATGCTCCGCTTCGGGCAATTGAAGTGGGCGCCCTACCCGACATGCTGATCTTTACGCCTGACGGCTCCAAGGTTTTGGTAGCTAATGAAGGTGAACCTAATGAAGATTACACCGTTGATCCCGAAGGTTCAGTCAGCATCATTGACCTTAGTCTGGGTGTAGCCAACGCTCAGGTTAGAACAGCAACTTTTACTGCCTTCAATGACCGAAAGGCAGAGCTGCAAGAAGCTGGCGTCCGCATTTTGAAAGATGATGCGACTGTTGCCGAGGATATTGAGCCGGAGTACATCGCTATCTCTCCCGATGGCAACACTGCAGTGGTGACTCTCCAGGAAGCCAATGCACTGGCTTTCATTGATTTGGCGACCGCAACGGTTACGGATATCAAGCCGCTGGGTCTAAAGGACTTTAGTCTTCCGGGTAATGCGCTGGATCCGAGCGATCGCGATGGAGGTATTAATCTCCGTAACGTCCCAGTGTTTGGGCTCTACCAACCAGATGCCATTGCCTCCTTCGTTGGTGCTGATGGGAAGACCTACTACATCACTGCCAATGAAGGCGATAGCCGAGTCCGGCCGACGGGAGATGACATCATCCCCGAGGTTGGTGAAGGGGACATCTTCAATGAAGAGGTTCGAGTCAGCAGCAACCGTTACATTCTCGACCCAACGATCTTCCCAAATGCAGCTGAGCTGAAGCAGAACTCGAATCTGGGTCGCCTGACCGTTACCAACGAATCAGGTGATCTAGATGGGGATGGTGACTTTGACCAAATCGTCACTTTTGGAGCTCGCTCTTTCTCGATCCTCAATTCCGAGGGTGAGCTTGTTTTTGATAGTGGCGATCAGCTAGAGCGAATCACTGCTAGCTTCTTCCCTGAAAACTTCAACGCCAGCAATGACAATAACGATCTAGATAACCGCAGTGACAACAAAGGTCCTGAGCCTGAAGGTGTCGTGATTGGCCAGATTAACGATCGCACCTATGCCTTTGTCGGTCTTGAGCGGACCGGTGGCGTCATAGTCTACGACGTGACTACCCCTAACAATCCCACCTTTGTTCAGTACCTCAACAATCGTAATTTCAACGCTGATGTTGAAAGTGCCGAAGCGGGTGATTTAGGCCCTGAGGGTCTTGCTTTCATCTCTGCAGAGGACAGCCCCAACGGCAAACCTCTGTTGGTTGTCGCCAACGAGATCAGTGGAACTACAACGCTCTATGAGATTAATGTCGGTTCTAATCCTGACTTGATCAAGTTAGACAACAGCGCCCAGATTGCTTACATCACTTATCTAGGACGGCCTGGCGATCGCGGTGGACTGACCTTTTGGAATGAGGTTCTGAGAGATGCCGAAATCAGCTACGACCCTCAAACTGGTGATTTAATTACTGGTGAAGAAGTTCTTCCCTTCAACGCCTTCATCAACGGGTTTGGAGATTCTTCTGAAGCTGATCAAATCTACGGTGGTAAATCTGCAGCCGATCAGGTGAACTTAATTTATAACTTTGCCTTCAATCGTAATGCTGAGAGTGCTGGCCAAGCCTTCTGGGTCAACCAGCTGAATAGTCGCCAGCTCAGCTTGGCGGAACTGGCTCTAGAAATTGGTCTGAACGCGACAGGCAATGATTCAGTAGTTCTTAACAACAAGATTAGAAGTGCCACTCTGTTCACCGATTCGATTGACACGAATGTTGAACTAGCTGCTTATCAAGGTAGTAAGGGGACCAGCTTTGGTCAGACCTGGCTAGATCAGTTTGACTTTAGCCAAAGTAGCCAAGCTCTGGTTGATAGTGCTCTTAACGCTTTAGTCAATGACCTACCTCTTGGATAG
- a CDS encoding YifB family Mg chelatase-like AAA ATPase codes for MHARTWSAALVGLDAVPVCVEADVSAGLPAMVLVGLPDAAIQESKERVRAAIRNAGLSFPMQRVVVNLAPGDLRKEGPSFDLAIAMAVLAASKQLPSPQLDRFLLLGEVALDGSLRAIAGVLSVAVAAQKLGYQALVLPAANAAEASLVQGLAVYGFETVAEVAEFLHQPDRHSPYPVTQLESAEVSPSSLQSTLDLADVQGQLQARRALEISAAGGHNLLFIGPPGSGKTMLARRLPGILPTLSFEEALEVTRIHSAAGLLKERGHLICDRPFRSPHHSASGPSLVGGGSFPRPGEISLAHRGVLFLDELTEFKREVLDFLRQPLEDGQVMISRTRQSVAFPARFTLVASANPCPCGYYGDTLQPCTCGLNQRQRYWSRLSGPLLDRIDLQVSVQRLPPTDLARSQLGESTAIVRDRVAQARQRAQQRFQGRLRCNAEMQSADLRHWCALTEPTTALLEKIITKLRLSGRSTARILKVARTIADLDGSEQLQSQHLAEAAQYRGLDRLVER; via the coding sequence ATGCATGCTCGGACTTGGAGTGCTGCCCTCGTCGGTTTAGATGCAGTTCCGGTCTGCGTCGAAGCAGATGTTTCCGCGGGTCTTCCAGCGATGGTCTTGGTCGGCTTACCCGATGCAGCCATTCAGGAATCGAAGGAGCGGGTGCGGGCTGCGATTCGTAATGCCGGGCTCTCGTTTCCAATGCAGCGGGTTGTGGTGAATCTAGCTCCGGGTGATCTGCGCAAGGAAGGCCCAAGTTTTGATCTGGCGATCGCGATGGCGGTTCTGGCCGCCTCGAAGCAGTTACCGAGCCCTCAACTCGATCGCTTTCTTCTGCTCGGAGAAGTCGCTCTTGATGGCAGCCTCCGGGCGATCGCAGGAGTACTATCCGTCGCTGTTGCAGCCCAAAAGCTGGGTTATCAAGCCCTGGTTTTACCGGCGGCCAATGCAGCGGAAGCCAGTCTTGTTCAAGGACTAGCGGTCTACGGTTTTGAGACGGTTGCGGAGGTCGCTGAGTTTTTGCATCAGCCCGATCGCCATAGTCCTTACCCAGTCACCCAGTTGGAATCGGCAGAAGTCAGCCCGTCATCGTTGCAATCAACATTAGATTTAGCCGATGTTCAGGGCCAGCTACAGGCGCGACGGGCTTTAGAAATTTCTGCAGCGGGCGGTCACAATCTCTTATTCATTGGTCCACCGGGCAGTGGCAAAACGATGCTGGCACGGCGTCTACCGGGCATATTGCCCACGCTCAGTTTTGAAGAAGCACTGGAGGTGACGCGCATTCACTCAGCAGCGGGTCTGCTGAAAGAACGCGGACATTTGATCTGCGATCGCCCCTTTCGCAGTCCTCATCATTCGGCTTCTGGGCCGTCTTTGGTGGGTGGCGGATCCTTCCCGCGGCCGGGCGAAATTTCTCTGGCACATCGTGGCGTGTTGTTTCTGGATGAGCTGACGGAGTTCAAACGAGAAGTCTTAGATTTCCTACGGCAGCCTCTCGAAGACGGTCAGGTCATGATTTCGCGGACAAGACAGTCAGTGGCTTTTCCAGCGAGATTTACCCTTGTTGCCAGTGCCAACCCCTGTCCCTGTGGCTATTACGGCGATACTCTGCAGCCCTGTACTTGCGGCCTGAATCAGCGCCAGCGCTATTGGAGCCGCCTGTCGGGACCATTGCTAGATCGAATTGACTTGCAAGTGAGTGTGCAGCGGTTGCCACCAACCGATTTGGCTCGCAGTCAGCTAGGCGAGTCAACTGCGATCGTGCGGGATCGAGTAGCGCAAGCTCGTCAGCGGGCTCAACAGCGCTTTCAAGGCAGATTGCGGTGCAACGCCGAAATGCAAAGTGCTGACCTGCGCCATTGGTGTGCCTTGACGGAGCCGACAACAGCGTTGCTCGAGAAAATCATCACTAAATTGCGGTTGTCTGGACGTTCCACCGCTCGTATCCTCAAAGTTGCGCGGACAATCGCAGATCTGGATGGCAGTGAACAGCTCCAGAGTCAGCATCTCGCAGAAGCAGCTCAGTATAGAGGTCTCGATCGCCTCGTTGAGCGCTAA
- a CDS encoding histidine triad nucleotide-binding protein gives MSEDTIFGKIIRREIPADIVYEDDLCLAFRDVAPQAPVHILVIPKQPIANLLEATAEHQALLGHLLLTVKAIAAQEGLTEGYRTVINTGPAGGQTVYHLHIHLLGGRSLAWPPG, from the coding sequence ATGAGTGAAGACACCATCTTTGGCAAGATCATCCGGCGCGAGATTCCAGCAGACATTGTTTATGAAGATGATCTCTGTCTGGCTTTTCGAGATGTGGCACCCCAAGCGCCGGTTCACATTCTGGTGATTCCCAAGCAACCAATTGCCAACCTTTTGGAAGCGACAGCAGAACATCAAGCGCTGCTGGGTCATTTGTTGCTGACTGTAAAGGCGATCGCGGCCCAAGAAGGACTCACCGAGGGCTACCGCACCGTGATTAACACGGGCCCTGCGGGTGGGCAAACCGTTTACCACCTGCATATTCACTTACTGGGCGGGCGATCGCTGGCTTGGCCGCCCGGCTGA
- the psbA gene encoding photosystem II q(b) protein has protein sequence MTTALQRRESASLWQQFCEWVTSTDNRLYVGWFGVLMIPTLLTATICFIVAFIAAPPVDIDGIREPVAGSLMYGNNIISGAVVPSSNAIGLHFYPIWEAASLDEWLYNGGPYQLVVFHFLIGVFCYMGREWELSYRLGMRPWICVAYSAPVAAATAVFLIYPIGQGSFSDGMPLGISGTFNFMFVFQAEHNILMHPFHMLGVAGVFGGSLFSAMHGSLVTSSLVRETTETESQNYGYKFGQEEETYNIVAAHGYFGRLIFQYASFNNSRSLHFFLAAWPVVGIWFTSLGISTMAFNLNGFNFNQSVLDSQGRVINTWADVLNRANLGMEVMHERNAHNFPLDLAAGEATPVALTAPAING, from the coding sequence ATGACGACTGCATTGCAGCGGCGCGAGAGCGCCAGCCTGTGGCAGCAGTTCTGCGAGTGGGTAACCAGCACCGACAACCGCCTCTATGTGGGTTGGTTCGGCGTGCTGATGATCCCCACTCTGCTGACCGCCACCATCTGCTTCATCGTTGCGTTCATCGCAGCACCTCCCGTTGACATCGACGGCATCCGCGAGCCCGTTGCTGGCTCCTTGATGTATGGCAACAACATCATCTCTGGTGCTGTTGTTCCTTCTAGCAACGCCATTGGTTTGCACTTCTACCCGATCTGGGAAGCCGCTAGCCTCGACGAGTGGCTGTACAACGGTGGTCCCTACCAACTGGTAGTGTTCCACTTCCTGATCGGCGTCTTCTGCTACATGGGCCGTGAGTGGGAACTGTCGTACCGCCTCGGTATGCGTCCCTGGATCTGTGTTGCATACAGCGCACCGGTTGCAGCAGCGACTGCAGTGTTTCTGATCTACCCGATCGGCCAAGGTTCGTTCTCGGACGGCATGCCCCTGGGTATCAGCGGCACCTTCAACTTCATGTTCGTGTTCCAAGCAGAGCACAACATTTTGATGCACCCCTTCCACATGCTGGGTGTGGCTGGTGTGTTCGGTGGTTCGCTGTTCTCGGCAATGCACGGTTCGTTGGTGACCAGCTCGCTGGTGCGTGAGACGACCGAGACCGAGAGCCAAAACTACGGCTACAAATTTGGTCAAGAGGAAGAGACCTACAACATCGTGGCAGCCCACGGTTACTTCGGTCGCTTGATCTTCCAATACGCATCGTTCAACAACAGCCGTTCGCTGCACTTCTTCCTGGCTGCATGGCCGGTTGTGGGCATCTGGTTCACGTCCTTGGGCATCAGCACCATGGCGTTCAACCTGAATGGTTTCAACTTCAACCAGTCGGTTTTGGATAGCCAAGGCCGTGTGATCAACACCTGGGCAGATGTGTTGAACCGTGCCAACTTGGGCATGGAAGTGATGCACGAGCGTAATGCTCACAACTTCCCCCTCGATTTGGCAGCAGGCGAAGCGACCCCGGTTGCTCTGACTGCACCTGCAATCAACGGCTAA
- a CDS encoding carbonic anhydrase family protein: MRRRSLLAALGGSCIGWLGSSQPVWASADWDYSRRRGPRQWAKLDPAYAICQQGRQQSPINLTGQPDRTPLDYRDRPFKGILQQAPHSLRIDCPAGNGFWEAGTFYELLQFHFHTPSEHQHQGQRFPAEIHFVHRSDRDQLAVVGVFLAAGDRPLPILDTLLAVPPSTDNQLLSTAIQPTDLMPRDRTVWRYSGSLTTPPCSEPVLWRVCDRPLFVARQQLRQLRQRLGMNARPLQA; this comes from the coding sequence ATGCGCCGGCGATCGCTCCTAGCAGCTCTTGGCGGCAGCTGCATCGGTTGGTTGGGCAGCAGTCAACCCGTCTGGGCCAGTGCAGACTGGGACTATAGTCGCCGCCGAGGTCCTCGCCAGTGGGCCAAGCTTGATCCGGCCTATGCCATTTGTCAGCAGGGTCGTCAACAATCCCCAATTAACCTGACGGGTCAGCCTGACAGAACACCACTGGATTACCGCGATCGCCCGTTTAAGGGCATTCTGCAGCAGGCTCCCCATTCCCTCCGCATTGACTGTCCAGCTGGGAATGGTTTCTGGGAAGCTGGCACCTTCTATGAGCTGCTGCAATTTCACTTCCACACGCCCAGTGAGCACCAGCACCAAGGCCAACGTTTCCCAGCAGAAATTCATTTCGTCCATCGCAGCGATCGCGATCAGCTCGCTGTGGTTGGTGTTTTTCTGGCAGCGGGCGATCGCCCCCTTCCGATTCTGGACACCCTCTTAGCCGTGCCACCGTCAACTGACAATCAACTGCTTTCAACAGCCATTCAACCGACAGACCTCATGCCCCGCGATCGCACCGTCTGGCGCTACTCTGGGTCTCTAACAACCCCACCCTGCTCTGAACCCGTTCTCTGGCGGGTCTGCGATCGCCCACTGTTTGTAGCTCGGCAACAACTCCGGCAGCTCCGGCAACGGTTGGGTATGAATGCTCGACCACTGCAAGCCTAA